The nucleotide window caccccaccaggacacccccaaatcactcagcaccccaaaaagtTCCCCCCCTAAATTATAAAGGAACTCCCAAATCGCACTGAAATCATTCAGGAGTCCCCAAAGTGCCCTCAAAAtcactcaggaccccctcaaaTCACAAAGGACCCCCACAAAGTCCCCCCAAAATCATTCAGGACCCCCAAAGTGCCCCCTCAAATCACAAAGGAACCCCAAAggccccccccaaaatcacaaaggaacccccaaagtccccccccaaatcactcaggaccccccaaagtGCCTCTCAAATCATTCAGGATCCCCTCCAAATCATTCAGGACCTCACAAAGTCCCCCCAAAATCACAAAGGAACCCACAAATCCCACTCAAATAATTAAggaccccccaaagcccccccaaaatcacaaaggaccccccaaagtccccccaGAAtcactcaggaccccccaaagtGCCTCTCAAATCATTCAGGATCCCCTCCAAATCATTCAGGACCTCTCAAAGTCCCCCCAAAATGACAAAGGAACCCCAAAGTTCCCCTCAAATCATTAAGGaccccccaaagacccccccaaatcacaAAGGaccccccaaagtccccccaGAATCACTCAGGACCCCTCAAGTCATTCAGGACCTCacaaaatccccccaaaatcactCAGGACCCCAAAAGTTCCCCTCAAATCATTCAGGACCCTCTCCAAGTTCCCTCCAAATCATTCAGGACCTCACAAAGTCCCCCCAAAATCACTCAGGATCCCCCAAAGTCCCCCCCCAAAtcactcaggaccccccaaagtGCCTCTCAAATCATTCAGGATCCCCTCCAAATCATTCAGGACCTCACAAAGTCCCCCCAAAATCACaaaggaaccccaaaatcccactcAAATCATTCAGGACCCCCCAAAGACCCCCTCAAATCACAAAGGACCCCCCCAAATACCACTCAAATCATTCAGGACCCCAAAAGTCCCCCCCAAATCATTCAGGACCCCCCAAAGTTCCCCTCAAATCATTCAGGACCCCAAAAGTCCCCCAAAATCATTCAGTAtcccccaatttccccccccaaatcccactcaAATCATTCAGGATCCCCCAAAGACCCCCTCAAATCACaaaggacccccccaaatcccacttaAATCATTCAGGaccccccaaagtccccccaaAATCACTCAGGACCCCTCAAGTCCCCCTCAAATCATTCAGGATCCCTTCCAAGTTCCCTCCAAAATCATTCAGGACCTCACAAAGTCCCCCCGAAATtactcaggaccccccaaagtTCCCCTCAAATCATTCAGGaccccccaaagacccccccaaaatcacaaAGGAACCCCCAAAGTCCCCCTCAAATCATTCAGGaccccccaaagacccccccaaaatcacaaAGGAACCCCCAAAGTCCCCCTCAAATCATTCAAGACCCCCCAAAGTTCCCCTCAAATCATTCAGAaccccccaaagtcccccccCAAATCACAAAGGACACCTCAAATCCCACTCAAATCATTCAGGaccccccaaagtccccccaaAATCACTCAGGACCCCTCAAGTCCCCCTCAAATCATTCAGAATCCCCTCCAAGttccccccaaaatcactcaggacccccccaaaagctCCAAGCCACACCCCCTCCCTCAAAACCACGCCCCTCCCAGTTCTGAGCCCCGCCCCTCCCTGATCAagcccctcctcctccttaagccccgccccctcagcTTCAAGCCTAGCCCCAGTCTCATTCCTGTCCCTGACTCCCAAGCCCCGCCCTCTCATCTGCAAGCCACGCCCCTCCACCACAAACCACACCCCTTATGcgccaagccccgcccctcggctgaagccacgccccctttctTTATCCCTTAGGTGGCTCAGTTCTTCCGCTGTCTCCCTGAGGACAAAGTGCCGTACGTGAACAGCCCCGGAGAGAGGCACCGCCTGCGGCAACTGCGGCACCAGCTGCCCCCCCACGACAGCGAGGTGACACACGGGGGGGctcaggggtttggggggggatcCTGAAAGATTTGGGGGGGACTTGGGGGATcctgaggggatttggggggtcctgaggggatttgggggggaattggaGGGGATCTTGAATGATTTGGGGGACTTAGAGGGGATCCTGAGTGATCTGGGGGGGACTCCGGGGGGTTCTGAGTGATTTgggggggactttggggggtCCTGAATGATTTGGGGGAGaattggggggtcctgagtgaTTTTGAGGGGGACTTTGGAGGTCCTGAATAATTTGGGAGAGaattggggggtcctgagcgatttgggggggaattgaGGGAGATCCTGAATGATTTGAGGGGGACTTGAGGGGTCCTGAGTGATTTGGGAGAGactttggggggtcctgagtgaTTTGAGGGGGCTTAGAGGGAATCCTGAATGATTTGGGGGGGACTTGAGGGGTCCTGAGTGATTttggggggactttggggggtcctgaatgatttggggggaactgggaggtcCTGAGCGATTTgggggggactttggggggtcctgagtgaTTTGGGGGGACTTAGAGGGAATCCTGAATGATTTGAGGGGTACTTGGGGGATcctgaggggatttgggggggactttgggggtcCTGAATGATTTGGGGGAGAATTGTGAGGGGATCTTGAATGATTTGGGGGACTTAGAGGGGATcctgaggggatttggggggaactttggggggtcctgagtgaTTTGAGGGGGAATTGGAGGGGATCTTGAATGATttggggggtcttagaggggaTCCTGAATGATttggggggggctttggggggtccTGAATGATCTgggggggactttggggggtcctgaatgatttggggggggctttggggggtcctgagtgaTTTGGGGGGGACTTCAGGGGGTCCTGAGTGATTttggggggactttgggggggtcctgaatGATTTGGAGGGGACTTTGGGGGATcctgaggggatttgggggggactttggggggtcctgagtgaTTTGGGAGGACTTAGAGGGGATCCTGAATGGTTtgggggggacttggggggtcctgaggagatttggggggtcctgagggatttgagggggaaTTGGAGGGGATCTTGAATGATttggggggtcttagaggggaTCCTGAATGATttggggggggctttggggggtcctgagtgaTTTGGGGGGGACTTCAGGGGGTCCTGAGTGATTTTGGGGGGACTTTGTGAGGTCCTGAATGATTTgggggggactttggggggtcctgagtgaTTTGAGGGGGACTTGGAGGAGATCCTGAATGATTTGggggggactttgggggtcCTGAATGATTTgggggggactttggggggtcctgagcgATTTGGGGGAGAATTGGGGGGTCCTAAGTGATTTTGAGGGGGACTTTGGGGGTCCTGGATAATATGGGGGAGAATTGGGGGGTCCTGAATGATTTgaggggggctttggggggtcctgagtgaATTGggggggactttgggggtcCTGAGTGATTTGAGGGGAACTTTGGGGGGTCCTGAATGATTTGGGGGAGAATTGGGGGATCCTGAGTGATTTGGGGGGGACTTCGGGGGGTCCTGAGCGATTTGGGGGTGACTTTGGGGTGTCCTGagtgatttgggggttccttTTAGGGGGTtctgagggattttggggggactTTGGAGTCTTGGGAGGGCcagttttttttggggggggtgcAGTTGAGggaggggggtcctgggggtcaggttttggggtgctgctccccttcccccccccccccccccaatgaccccccgTTTTTTTTCTCAGCCCCAATATTGTAACGCTCTCGGAGAGTCGGAACGTCGGGAGCTGAAACGCTTCGCCCAACAGCGGAAACGGGAGAACCTCGGCAGGGGCAGCGCCAGACCCTTCCCCCTCACCATCACCGGAGCCATCTGCCAGCAGGTGGGACCCCGAAAACGgggagggggaccccaaaaacggGGAGGGGGACCCCGAAAATGGGGGTAGAGCCACTGAAAATGGGGATATAGGGACCGAAAATGGGGATGTAGGGACCGAAAATGGGGATATAGGGACTGAAAATGGGGATATAGGGACTGAAAATGGGGTGTGAGGAGTGAAAATGGGGTGTGGGGACtgaaaatggggagggggaccccaaaaatggtgagggggaccccaaaaatgggggtaTAGGGACTGAAAATGGGGATATAGGGACTGAAAATGGGGATGTAGGGACCGAAAATGGGGATGTAGGGACTGAAAATGGGGTGTGAGGAGTGAAAATGGGGTGTGGGGACtgaaaatggggagggggaccccaaaaatggggagagggaccccaaaaatggagagagggaccccaaaaatgggggtaTAGGGactgaaaatgagaatataGGGACTGAAAATGGGGTGTGAGGGGTGAAAATGGGGAGAGGGATCCTGAAAATGGGGCGTGGGGAGtgaaaatggggagggggaccccaaaaatggggagagggaccccaaaaatgggggtaTAGGGACTGAAAATGGGGGTATAGGGACCGAAAATGGGGTGTGAGGAGTGAAAATGGGGAGAGGGATCCTGAAAATGGGGTGTGGGGACTGAAAATGGGgacggggaccccaaaaatggggacggggaccccaaaaatggggatgTAGGGACCAAAAATGGGGATGTAGGGACCGAAAATGAGGATATAGGGACTGAAAATGGGGTGTGAGGAGTGAAAATGGGGTGTGGGGACtgaaaatggggagggggaccccaaaaatggggagagggaccccaaaaaatgggGGTATAGGGACCGAAAATGGGGATATAGGGACCAAAAATGGGGGTATAGGGACTGAATATGGGGATGTAGGGACCAAAAATGGGGGTATAGGGACCGAAAATGGGGATATAGGGACTGAAAATGGGGGTATGGGGACCGAAAATGGGGGTATAGGGACTGAAAATGGGGTGTGAGGAGTGAAAATGGGGAGAGGGATCCTGAAAATGGGGTGTGGGGAGtgaaaatggggggggggaaccccgaaaatggggagagggaccccaaaaatgggggtaTAGGGACTGAAAATGGGGGTATAGGGACTGAAAATGGGGAGAGAGATCCTGAAAATGGAGTGTCAGAGCCCACTTATAGGGGTCAAACGGAATCTATAGGGTGTCAGACTCCACTTATGGGGGTCAGATGGAATCTATAGAGTGTCAGAGCCCACTTATGGGTGTCAAACCGAATCTGTAGGGTGTCAGAGCCCACTTATGGGGCGTCAAACCGAATCTATAGGGTGTCAGAGCCCACTTATAGGTGTCAAACCGAATCTATAGGGTGTCAGAGCCCACTTACGGGGGTCAAACGGAATCTATAGGGTGTCAGACCCTTCTTGTGGGGGTCAAGCTGAATCTATAGGGTGTCAGAGCCCACTTATGGGGTGTCAAACTGAATCTATAGGGTGTCAGAGCCCACTTATGGGGGTCAAAATGAATCTATAGGGTCTCAGACCCCACTTATAGGAGTCAAATCGAATCTGTAAGGTCTCAGACGCCACTTATAAGGGGTCAAACCAAATCTATAGGGTGTCAGAGCCCACTTATGGGGGTCAAACCGAATCTATAGGGTGTCAGAGCCCACTTATGAGGTGTCAAACCGAATCTATAGGGTGTCAGAGCCCACTTATGGGGGTCAAATGGAATCTATAGGGTGTCAGAACCCACTTATAGGAGTCAAATCGAATCTGTAAGGTCTCAGACGCCACTTATAAGGGGTCAAACGGAATCTATAGGGTGTCAGACCCCACTTATGGGGGTCAAATGGAATCTATAGGGTCTCAGACACCACTTATAGGGGTCAAAACGAATCTATAGAGTGTCAGAGCCCACTTATGGGTGTCAAACTGAATCTATAGGGTGTCAGAGCCCACTTATAGGGGTCAAACCTAATCTATAGGGTGTCGGACCCCACTTATGGGGGTCAAACCGAATCTATAGGGTGTCAGACCCCACTTATAGGTGTCAAAACGAATCTATAGGGTGTCAGAGCCCACTTATGGGGGTCAAATGGAATCTATAAGGTCTCAGACCCCACTTATAAGGGATCAAACCGAATCTATAGGGTCTGAtccccccccccgacccctcTTTCCGCGGCAGTGCGGGCGTCAGATCGGCGGCGGCGAACTGGCGGTGTTTGCGTCCCGCGCCGGCCACGGCGCCTGTTGGCATCCCCAGTgcttccagtgctcccagtgcgGAGAGTTACTGGTGGATCTCATCTACTTCTATCAAGACGGACGTATTTACTGCGGGAGACATCACGCCGAGACCAAGCGACCGCGTTGCCAGGCCTGCGACGAGGTGCCTATAGGGGTctataggggtttggggggggggaattgAGGTCTATAAGGGGTGTTGGGGGGATCCTGTAGGGGATATAGGGGGTTTATTGGGGTTtatgggggtgtggggagggttATGGGGGGGGATAGGGGTCTCTAAGGGGTGTTGGGGGGATCCTATAGGGGATATAGGGGGTTTAtatggggatactgggggtgtggggagggttATGGGGGTGAATAGGGGTCTCTAAGGGGTGTTGGGGGGATCCTATAGGGGATATAGGGGGTTTATATGGGGATtatgggggtgtggggagggttataggggggaatgggggtctCTAAGGGGTGTTGGGGGGATCCTATAGGGGATATAGGGGGTTTATATGGGGATATTGGAGGTGTGGGGAGGGTTATGGGGGGGAATAGTGGTCTCTAAGGGGTGTTGGGGGGATCCTATAGGGGATATAGGGGGTTTATATGGGGTGTatgggggatattgggggtgtggggagggttATAGGGGGGAATAGTGGTCTCTAAGGGGTGTTGGGGGGATCCTATAGGGGATATAGGGGGTTTATTGGGGTGTatgggggatattgggggtgTGGGGAAGGTTATAGGGGGGGAATAGGGGTCTCTAAGGGGTGTTGGGGGGATCCTATAGGGGATATAGGGGGGTTATTGGGGTGTatgggggatattgggggtgTGGGGAAGGTTATAGGGGGGGAATAGGGGTCTCTAAGGGGTGTTGAGGGGATCCTATAGGGGATATAGGGGGTTTATTGGGGTGTatgggggatattgggggtgtggggagggttATAGGGGGGAATAGGGATCTCTAAGGGGTGTTGGGGGGATCCTATAGGGGATATAGGGGGTTTATATGGGGGATTATGGGGGTGTGGGGAAGGTTATAGGGGGGAATAGGGGTTTATAAGGGGTGTTGGGGGGATCCTATAGGGGATATAGGGGGTTTATATGGGGTGTatgggggatattgggggtgtggggagggttATGGGGGGGAATAGGGGTCTCTAAGGGGTGTTGGGGGGATCCTATAGGGGATATAGGGGGTTTATTGGGGTGtatgggggtgtggggagggttATGGGGGGGAATAGGGGTCTCTAAGGGGTGTTGGGGGGATCCTATAGGGGATATAGGGGGTTTAtatggggatattgggggagtggggaggggtATAGGGGTGAATAGTGGTCTATAAGGGGTGTTGGGGGGATCCTATAGGGGATATAGGGGGTTTATATGGGGATTATGGGGGTGTTGGGAGGGTTATGGGGGGAATAGAGGTCTTACAGGGGTTGTAGCGTGGGCCCTATAGGGGACAAAGTGGTCCTAAAGAGGGGAAAAACTTCttctggagggggaaaaagctgCTTGGGGGGGCAAAATGGTTCTATAGGGGTTAAAACCCTCCTATAGGGTGCAAACCACCCCTATGGGGTGTCAGATTTCACTTATGGGGTGTCAGGTGCTCCTATAGGGTGTGAAACTACTCCTATAGGGTGTCAAACCTCACTTATAGGGTATCGAACCCCACTGATGGGGCGTCAGGCGCCCCTATAGGGTGTCAATCTGCCCCTATAGAGTATCAAACCTCACTTATAGGGTGTCAAACCCCACTTATAGGGTGTCGAACCTCACTTATAGGGTATCAAACCCCACTAATGGGGCGTCAGGCGCCCCTATAGGGTGTCAAACTGCCCCTATAGGGTGTCAAACCCCACTTATAGGGTGTCAAACCCCACTTATGGGGTGTCAAACCTTGCATATAGGGTATCGAACCCCACTGATGGGGCGTCAGGTGCCCCTATAGGGTGTCAAACTGCCCCTATAGAGTGTCAGTCTGCCCCTATAGGGTGTCAAACCCCACTTATAGGGTGTCAAACCCCACTTATGGGATGTCAAACCTCACTTATAGGGTATCAAACCCCACTGATGGGGCGTCAGGCGCCCCTATAGGGTGTGTCACTGCCCCTATAGGGTGTCAAACCCCACTTATGGGGTGTCAAACCCCACTTATAGGGTATTGAACCCCACTGATGGGGTGTCAGGCGCCCCTATAGGGTGTGTTGCTGCCCCTATAGGGCGTCAAACGGCCCCTATAGGGTGTCAAACTGCCCCTATAGAGTGTCAAACTGCCCCTATACGGTGTCAAACCCCACTTATAGGGTGTCAAACGCCACTTATAGGGTGTCAAACCCCACTGATGGGGTGTCAGGCGCCCCTATAGGGTGTGTTGCTGCCCCTATAGGGTGCGTGGCTGCCCCTATGGGGTGTCAAACGGCCCCTATAGGGTGTCAAACGGCCCCTATAGGGTGTCCTTCCCCCCATATCTACACACAGATCATCTTCGCGTCGCGCTGTACGGAGGCCGAAGGTCGTCACTGGCATTTGGGTCATTTCTGCTGTTTCGAATGCGAAGAGCCCCTGGGGGGGGGTCGGTACCTTCTGCCCCACGGACGGCCCTACTGCCCCCCCTGCTACCGCGCACGGCACGCGCACTACTGCGACGCCTGCGGGGACCCCATCGGTGAGAccgggggggggaaaggggggcaaaaaggggggggaagggggggaatggtggggaatgggggggaaatgggggagaaatgggggggaatggggcaaaaaggggggaaatgggggagaaaagggggggaatggggagaaaaaggggggaaatgggggagaaaggggggaaatgggggagaaagggggggaatgggggagaaaagggggggaatgggggagaaaagggggggggatggggggaatgggggagaaaaggggagaaaaaggggggaatggggagaaatgggggggaaatgggggggaaatggggggtaatgggggagaaatggggggaatggggggaaatgggggggaatggggggaatgggggagaaatggggggaaatggggggtaatgggggagaaatgggggggaatgggggagaaaagggggggaagggtCTGAACCCCTCTCTATGGGCCTAAACCCTTCGCTATGGGTCCGACCCCCCTCGCTATGGGTTTGACGCCATCGCTATGGGTCCGACCCCTCTCGCTGTGGGTCTGAACCCCCTCTCTATGCGTCCGAACCCCCTCTCTATGCGTCCGAACCCCCTCTCTATGCGTCTGAACCCCCTCCCTATGGGTCTCAACCCTTCGCTATGGGTCCGAACCCCCTCTCTATGGGCCTAAACCCTTTGCTATGGGTCCGACCCCCCTCGCTATGGGTCTGACGCCGTCGCTATGGGTCCGAACCCCCACCCTATGGGTCTCAACCCTTTGCTATGGGTCCGAACCCCCTCGCTATGGGTCTGACGCCGTCGCTATGGGTCCGACCCCTCTCGCTGTGGGTCCGAACCCCCTCTCTATGGGTCCGAACCCCCTCCCTATGGGTCTGACGCCGTCGCTATGGGTCCGAACCCCCTCTCTATGGGTCCGAACCCCCTCTCTATGGGTCCGAACCCCCTCTCTATGGGCCTAAACCCTTTGCTATGGGTCCGAACCCCCTCGCTGTGGGTCCGAACCCCCTCTCTATGCGTCTGAACCCCCTCCCTATGGGCCTAAACCCTTCGCTATGGGTCCGAACCCCCTCGCTATGGGTCTCAACCCCTTACTATGGGTCTGAACTCCCTCCCTATGGGCCTAAACCCTTTGCTATGGGTCTGAACCCTCTCGCTATGGGTCTGACGCCGTCGCTATGGGTCCGAACCCCCTCTCTATGGGCCTAAACCCTTCGCTATGGGTCCGAACCCCCTCGCTATGGGTTTGACGCCATCGCTATGGGTCCGACCCCTCTCGCTGTGGGTCCGAACCCCCTCTCTATGGGTCCGAACCCCCTCTCTATGCGTCCGAACCCCCTCCCTATGGGCCTAAACCCTTCGCTATGGATCCGAACCCCCTTGCTATGGGTCCGACCCCTCTCGCTGTGGGTCCGAACCCCCTCTCTATGGGTCTAACCCCCTCTCTATGGGCCTAAACCCTTCGCTATGGGTCCGAACCCTCTCGCTATGGGTCTGACGCCGTCGCTATGGGTCTGAACCCCCTCACTATGGGTCTGAACCCCCTCACTATGGGCCTCAACCCTTTGCTATGGGTCTGAACCCCCTCGCTATGGGTCTGACGCCATCGCTATGGGTCCGACCCCTCTCGCTGTGGGTCCGAACCCCCTCTCTATGCGTCCAAACCCCCTCTCTATGCATCCGAACCCCCTCTCTATGGGCCTAAACCCTTTGCTATGGGTCCGACCCCCCTCCCTATGGGCCTAAACCCTTCGCTATGGGTCCGAACCCCCTCACTATGGGTCCGAACCCCCTCGCTGTGGGACCGAACCCCCTCTCTATGGGTCCGAACCCCCTCTCTATGCGTCTGAACCCCCTCCCTATGGGCCTAAACCCTTTGCTATGGGTCTGAACCCCCTCGCTATGGGCCTAAACCCTTTGCTATGGGTCTGAACCCCCTCCCTATGGGCCTAAACCCTTCGCTATGGGTCCGAACCCCCTCTCTATGGGTCCGAAGCCCCTCACTATGCGTCCGAACCCCCTCTCTATGGGCCTAAACCCTTTGCTATGGGTCTGAACCCCCTCGCTATG belongs to Cuculus canorus isolate bCucCan1 chromosome 32, bCucCan1.pri, whole genome shotgun sequence and includes:
- the PRICKLE3 gene encoding prickle planar cell polarity protein 3 isoform X2: MFARGSRRRRSPPETADPDRGHPCQTCGDQCPGFLVHRWRKICQHCKCPRGEHMSGGVPQDFQRVMGRLVSDFQPPTGSDEDSGCASEEYTWTPPGLKPEQVAQFFRCLPEDKVPYVNSPGERHRLRQLRHQLPPHDSEPQYCNALGESERRELKRFAQQRKRENLGRGSARPFPLTITGAICQQCGRQIGGGELAVFASRAGHGACWHPQCFQCSQCGELLVDLIYFYQDGRIYCGRHHAETKRPRCQACDEIIFASRCTEAEGRHWHLGHFCCFECEEPLGGGRYLLPHGRPYCPPCYRARHAHYCDACGDPIGPDQGQVAFQGQHWHAVPDCFRCVRCRLSLLGLPFLPRGGELFCSQSCAEKPPPNKSRNAPVRRSWGGGGTPAV